One window of the Nicotiana tabacum cultivar K326 chromosome 4, ASM71507v2, whole genome shotgun sequence genome contains the following:
- the LOC107791124 gene encoding protein NRT1/ PTR FAMILY 4.3 — MDREETRKNKLIKRESAVSMGTATEQNSVDWRGRPCKPNKHGGMTAAIFVLCLQAFEMMGIAAVGNNLITYVFNEMHFPLSKSANIVTNFIGTVFLLSLFGGFLSDSYLGSFWTMLIFGFVELSGFILLAVQAHVPQLRPPKCDMMLSKGQCMEAKGYKAMIFFVALYLVALGSGSLKPNIISQGADQFKKDDSKQSKKLSTYFNFAYFAFCTGELVALTLVVWVQTHYGMDVGFGVSAAAMALGLISLLCGTLVYRNTPPRGSIFTPIAQVFVAAITKRKQICPSNLEMLHGSHCIVAQQSLSGMSSKGSTLIHTDKFRFLDKACIKIQDGSSSTSESPWRLCTVSQVEQVKILISVVPIFACTIIFNTILAQLQTFSVQQGTTMNTRLTHNFKIPPASLQAIPYIMLIFLVPLYEIAFVPMTRKFTGKDSGITPLQRVGIGLFIATFSMVCAALVENKRRNYALNQNRTLSIFWIAPQFLIFGLSEMFTAVGLIEFFYKQSLEGMQSFLTAMTYCSYSFGFYLSSLLVSLVNKITSSSSSGSGGWLNDNDLNKDRLDLFYWLLAALSLVNFFNYIFCSRWYSYNPSLLPVVPLHEPQPQGHDPENPN, encoded by the exons ATGGATAGGGAAGAGACAAGAAAGAATAAGTTGATCAAAAGGGAATCTGCTGTGTCTATGGGTACTGCGACAGAGCAAAACTCTGTTGATTGGAGAGGAAGACCTTGCAAACCCAACAAACATGGTGGCATGACTGCTGCTATCTTTGTATTGT GCCTTCAGGCATTCGAAATGATGGGCATTGCAGCTGTTGGGAACAATCTAATAACCTATGTCTTCAATGAGATGCACTTCCCTCTCTCAAAGTCAGCTAACATAGTCACAAATTTCATTGGAACTGTTTTCCTCCTCTCCCTTTTTGGTGGCTTTCTCTCCGATTCTTATCTTGGCAGCTTTTGGACTATGTTGATCTTTGGCTTTGTCGAACTCTCT GGGTTTATTCTATTGGCAGTGCAAGCACATGTGCCACAGCTAAGGCCGCCAAAGTGTGATATGATGTTAAGCAAAGGGCAGTGCATGGAAGCAAAGGGATATAAGGCTATGATCTTCTTTGTTGCACTCTACTTGGTTGCTTTAGGCAGCGGCTCTTTGAAACCTAATATAATCTCTCAGGGTGCTGACCAATTCAAGAAAGATGATTCCAAGCAATCCAAGAAGCTATCTACTTACTTCAACTTTGCCTATTTTGCTTTTTGTACTGGGGAGCTTGTTGCTCTAACACTTGTTGTTTGGGTGCAAACTCACTACGGAATGGACGTTGGATTCGGGGTTTCTGCAGCTGCAATGGCCCTTGGATTGATCAGTTTGCTTTGTGGAACACTTGTTTATAGGAACACACCACCTCGAGGAAGTATATTCACACCAATTGCCCAA GTATTTGTGGCTGCAATCACAAAAAGAAAGCAGATTTGTCCATCAAATCTGGAGATGCTTCATGGAAGCCATTGCATTGTGGCCCAACAAAGCCTTTCTGGCATGTCATCAAAAGGCAGCACTCTTATCCATACGGATAAGTTCAG GTTCTTAGACAAGGCGTGTATCAAAATACAAGATGGAAGTAGTAGTACAAGTGAAAGTCCCTGGAGACTATGCACAGTGTCCCAAGTGGAGCAAGTAAAAATACTAATCTCAGTTGTTCCAATCTTCGCTTGCACCATAATCTTCAACACAATTCTAGCTCAGCTCCAGACATTCTCAGTCCAACAAGGAACTACAATGAACACTCGCCTCACGCACAATTTCAAAATCCCTCCAGCTTCCCTTCAGGCCATACCTTATATTATGCTTATATTTTTGGTCCCTCTGTATGAAATCGCGTTTGTCCCCATGACCAGAAAGTTCACTGGCAAAGATTCAGGAATCACGCCTTTACAAAGAGTTGGCATTGGCCTTTTCATCGCGACATTCTCTATGGTCTGCGCTGCTCTAGTTgagaataaaagaagaaactaTGCCCTGAACCAGAACAGGACACTGTCCATATTCTGGATAGCTCCACAGTTTCTAATTTTCGGCCTGTCGGAGATGTTCACTGCTGTTGGACTTATTGAGTTCTTCTACAAACAATCATTGGAAGGGATGCAATCTTTTTTGACGGCCATGACCTATTGTTCCTATTCATTTGGATTTTATTTGAGCTCTTTGTTGGTTTCGTTGGTTAACAAAATAACCTCTAGTTCATCATCAGGATCAGGTGGATGGCTAAATGACAATGACCTCAACAAGGATAGGCTAGATCTTTTCTATTGGCTGTTGGCTGCTCTTAGCCTAGTcaatttctttaattatattttctgtTCCAGATGGTATTCTTATAATCCATCTCTGTTACCTGTTGTCCCACTGCATGAGCCACAACCACAAGGACATGACCCTGAGAACCCAAATTGA